Proteins from a genomic interval of Treponema succinifaciens DSM 2489:
- a CDS encoding DUF7683 domain-containing protein, with protein MLERSITIFDNKTELLIKEIVITPNFSLLKKKYKEELNTDPLLYYEYEIKKDDVEFYKKLIDIDFEFDKYSYFLSCSEVK; from the coding sequence ATGTTAGAACGTTCAATAACAATTTTTGACAATAAAACTGAATTGTTAATAAAGGAAATTGTTATTACACCTAATTTTAGTCTTTTAAAGAAAAAATATAAAGAAGAATTAAATACCGACCCGTTACTATATTATGAATATGAAATAAAAAAAGACGATGTTGAATTTTATAAAAAGTTAATAGATATTGATTTTGAATTTGATAAATATAGTTATTTCTTATCATGTTCAGAAGTAAAATAA
- a CDS encoding SH3 domain-containing protein, with amino-acid sequence MKKNIILGMGILLLFSQFLFSQSYYINKDTHNYNPRGFQPDVDLPKGSIIYLDKDSEVSSYRPDEDTNIIKISGLYQEQKLTFYSSDVNILNNDTFDSELLEKKWIPSYYFSILKSKQIQQSLLDYEPFWKKWVAIDSWETNWIDAYNITNIILSNTNLFIPMIGHLESSYVIFSTLKRTDTGYIAKIKSVDSYTNHPEFVSLLNANDNSLLSFIIDGDYMTMKLDDKEIIKLCACDDSMYFFIKNCIKNNTCDLSRVTWPRHADGSCDYDGSKKTTAVQTAKATPSTNVAQKKTMTVKENLKLRSGEATSTQVLTVMQAGAKVKILELGKSETIDGISSNWVKVEVQKGAKDRDGNPIKAGTVGWCYGGYLE; translated from the coding sequence TTGAAAAAAAATATTATTTTGGGAATGGGAATATTATTACTTTTTTCACAATTCCTTTTTTCACAATCATATTATATTAATAAAGATACTCATAATTATAATCCGAGAGGTTTCCAACCTGATGTGGATTTACCTAAGGGTTCTATAATATATTTGGATAAGGATTCCGAGGTTAGTTCATATAGACCAGATGAAGATACAAACATTATAAAAATATCAGGTCTATATCAAGAGCAAAAATTAACATTTTATTCTTCTGATGTCAATATTTTAAATAATGATACGTTTGATTCGGAGTTATTAGAAAAAAAATGGATTCCTTCATATTATTTTTCTATTTTAAAATCAAAACAAATACAACAGTCTTTATTGGATTATGAACCGTTTTGGAAAAAGTGGGTGGCTATTGATTCCTGGGAAACAAACTGGATAGATGCTTATAATATAACAAATATCATTTTATCAAATACAAATTTGTTTATCCCGATGATAGGTCATTTAGAATCTTCATATGTTATTTTTTCAACATTAAAACGAACTGATACCGGATACATAGCAAAAATAAAAAGTGTTGATTCTTATACAAATCATCCCGAATTTGTTTCTTTGTTAAATGCAAATGATAATTCTTTATTAAGTTTTATTATTGATGGAGATTATATGACAATGAAACTTGATGATAAAGAAATTATCAAACTATGTGCTTGTGATGATTCTATGTATTTTTTTATCAAAAATTGTATAAAAAATAACACCTGCGACCTTTCCCGCGTTACCTGGCCTCGCCACGCTGACGGTTCATGCGACTACGACGGAAGTAAAAAAACAACTGCAGTTCAAACTGCAAAAGCAACTCCTTCTACCAACGTTGCACAAAAAAAAACAATGACCGTCAAAGAAAACCTGAAGCTCCGTTCCGGCGAAGCAACATCTACACAGGTTCTTACAGTAATGCAAGCTGGCGCTAAGGTAAAAATCCTTGAACTAGGCAAATCCGAGACAATCGATGGAATAAGCAGCAACTGGGTAAAAGTTGAAGTTCAAAAAGGTGCGAAAGACCGCGATGGGAACCCGATTAAGGCCGGTACTGTTGGCTGGTGTTACGGTGGTTATTTAGAGTAA
- a CDS encoding TM2 domain-containing protein: MDANKIDMFFVANGKKLPSEKAVLIREKMAQADDSRYATISSVELKDPTTMLLVSIFLGELGVDRFMLGETGMGILKLLTAGLCGILWLIDLIGITKKVKDYNYNELMKIL, translated from the coding sequence ATGGACGCAAACAAAATTGACATGTTTTTTGTAGCAAATGGAAAGAAACTACCTTCAGAAAAGGCTGTTCTTATTCGTGAAAAAATGGCACAGGCAGATGACTCACGATATGCCACAATCAGCTCTGTTGAACTGAAAGACCCGACAACTATGCTTCTTGTAAGTATTTTCCTTGGAGAACTTGGAGTTGACCGTTTTATGCTGGGGGAAACAGGTATGGGAATTTTGAAACTTCTTACAGCCGGCTTATGCGGTATTCTATGGCTCATCGATTTGATTGGCATTACAAAGAAAGTAAAGGACTACAACTACAATGAATTGATGAAGATTCTGTAA
- a CDS encoding DUF2752 domain-containing protein has translation MTCIIREIFNCPCPTCGVTRALISLLKGDLQGYFHYNLMAVPLCIATVLMIIGTKVKIKKLQIISVVILLINIPYYFYRLRLGVIP, from the coding sequence ATGACCTGCATTATTAGAGAGATTTTTAATTGTCCATGCCCTACTTGTGGAGTAACAAGAGCTTTGATTTCCTTGTTAAAAGGAGATTTACAGGGGTATTTTCACTACAATTTGATGGCAGTTCCATTATGCATAGCGACAGTTTTGATGATTATTGGCACAAAAGTAAAAATAAAAAAGCTCCAGATTATAAGTGTTGTAATTTTATTAATAAACATACCGTATTATTTTTATAGACTGAGGCTTGGGGTAATTCCATAA
- a CDS encoding DUF2281 domain-containing protein, with the protein MPLTEVQEKLKKIPDEYLGEVYNYLELLEYKILYKKQNEPSKRKFPNRHPGILKDPNFYMSPDFDEPLEDFKEYM; encoded by the coding sequence ATGCCTTTGACTGAAGTACAGGAAAAATTGAAAAAAATTCCAGACGAATATCTGGGTGAAGTATATAATTACCTTGAATTGCTGGAATATAAAATTCTATACAAAAAACAAAACGAACCTTCCAAAAGAAAGTTTCCAAATCGTCACCCTGGAATTTTAAAAGATCCGAATTTCTATATGTCTCCAGATTTTGATGAGCCTTTAGAAGATTTTAAGGAGTATATGTGA
- a CDS encoding type II toxin-antitoxin system VapC family toxin, translating into MKYLLDTHALLWYLYDDNNLSSTAKELITNEYCYYSKVSLWEIAIKQTRKLLEYKQSISEIIEACREEEFEELAVSGTSLELIKTLPDVHRDPFDRLLIAMAKENSFTIITKDSKIPLYDVKTIW; encoded by the coding sequence GTGAAATATCTTTTAGACACACATGCACTGCTGTGGTATTTATATGACGATAATAATCTTTCCTCAACAGCAAAAGAACTGATCACAAATGAGTATTGCTATTACAGTAAAGTTTCACTATGGGAAATTGCCATAAAGCAGACTAGGAAACTTCTTGAATATAAACAGTCAATTTCTGAAATTATCGAAGCCTGCAGGGAGGAAGAATTCGAGGAGCTTGCTGTATCAGGAACCTCATTGGAATTGATAAAAACGTTGCCTGATGTTCATCGAGATCCATTTGACAGACTGTTGATTGCCATGGCAAAAGAAAATAGTTTTACAATTATTACAAAAGACTCAAAAATTCCATTGTATGATGTAAAGACAATTTGGTAG
- a CDS encoding HU family DNA-binding protein, with product MMYSVTKRQNPLNREADSKYYASAEYGEEIDVNALAKEISKSCTLTPADIVAVIESFLDKMPQYLKSSNRIRLNKFGIFKLSFSSVGHEKAEDVSSNDIKNLRVLFTPSAELKKELSDVSYTRK from the coding sequence ATGATGTATTCTGTAACAAAGAGACAGAACCCGCTCAACAGAGAGGCGGATTCTAAGTATTATGCGTCGGCTGAGTACGGCGAGGAAATCGATGTCAATGCATTGGCAAAGGAAATTTCCAAGTCCTGCACGCTGACCCCGGCAGATATTGTAGCTGTTATCGAGAGTTTCTTGGATAAGATGCCGCAATACCTGAAAAGTTCCAACCGCATCAGACTGAACAAGTTTGGAATATTTAAGCTTTCATTCAGTTCTGTAGGGCATGAAAAGGCAGAGGACGTAAGTTCGAATGATATTAAGAACCTGCGTGTTCTCTTTACCCCAAGTGCCGAGCTTAAGAAAGAGCTGTCTGATGTGAGCTACACAAGGAAGTAA
- a CDS encoding helix-turn-helix domain-containing protein, which translates to MSASYKKLWKILIDRDMNKSDLIQKANITSNIVAKMGRGEDVSMESLRKICLALDCEIGDIMELNIKETKDNK; encoded by the coding sequence ATGAGTGCAAGTTATAAAAAACTTTGGAAAATCTTAATTGACCGAGACATGAATAAAAGTGATTTAATTCAAAAGGCGAACATTACTAGCAATATTGTAGCCAAGATGGGAAGAGGTGAAGACGTGTCAATGGAAAGCCTTCGTAAAATATGCCTTGCACTTGATTGTGAGATTGGAGATATCATGGAACTAAATATAAAAGAAACAAAAGATAATAAATAG
- a CDS encoding DNA adenine methylase produces MNGIIASPMNYIGGKYKILPQILPLFPENIGTFVDLFCGGCNVGINVPAKKTVFNDNLTFLVDLYKSFNSLSVDEILNHIETRIKQFNLSLTNKEGYLELRKLYNSEKNPLDLFVLTAYSFNHQIRFNNSHEFNNPFGKDRSCFNEHMKNNLLSFLKELESRNVEFTSLNFDVFDFSNLSNNDFVYCDPPYLITTGTYNDGKRGFTGWGEEQERKLLQILDEINKNNVYFALSNVLVHKGKENLILKSWVAEKKYFVSYLSKDYSNSNYHTIDRNKNSTVEVLITNYNPQTIVQENFALKLA; encoded by the coding sequence ATGAATGGAATCATTGCTTCGCCTATGAATTATATAGGCGGGAAATATAAGATACTTCCACAAATTTTACCTCTGTTTCCAGAGAATATAGGAACTTTTGTTGATTTGTTTTGTGGTGGCTGTAATGTAGGAATAAATGTTCCAGCAAAAAAAACTGTTTTTAATGATAATCTTACCTTTTTAGTAGATTTGTATAAGAGTTTCAATTCATTATCTGTAGACGAAATTTTAAATCACATAGAAACTCGTATAAAACAGTTTAATCTTTCTTTAACAAACAAAGAAGGTTATCTTGAACTTAGAAAACTCTATAATTCTGAAAAAAATCCCTTGGACTTGTTTGTCTTAACGGCATACTCATTCAATCACCAGATAAGATTCAATAATTCTCACGAATTCAACAATCCTTTTGGAAAAGACAGGAGTTGCTTCAACGAACACATGAAAAACAATTTGTTAAGTTTCTTAAAAGAGTTGGAATCTAGAAATGTTGAGTTTACCTCCTTAAATTTTGATGTTTTTGATTTTTCAAATCTTTCCAATAACGACTTTGTATATTGTGATCCACCATATTTGATAACAACAGGTACTTACAATGACGGCAAGCGAGGTTTTACCGGCTGGGGCGAAGAGCAAGAAAGAAAACTCTTACAGATTCTTGATGAGATAAACAAGAATAATGTTTATTTTGCACTGTCAAATGTTCTTGTGCATAAAGGTAAAGAGAATCTGATTTTGAAAAGTTGGGTTGCAGAGAAGAAATATTTTGTTTCATATCTTTCAAAAGATTATTCAAATTCAAATTATCATACAATTGACAGGAATAAGAATTCTACTGTTGAGGTTTTAATAACGAATTACAATCCTCAAACGATAGTTCAAGAAAATTTTGCTCTAAAGTTGGCTTAA
- a CDS encoding DNA adenine methylase: MRYIGNKENILENIYTILQANNVSGKTFFDFFAGTTNVGRFFKSKNYQVSSSDILYLSYCLQKAYIENNSEPKFEKLLKILPEPNNKNLFSTPLETVSNYLNSLDGVEGFIFQNYTPAGTKELQQPRMYFIDENGKKIDAIRQQIENWKNDNLISESEYYVLLTSLIETIGFYSNIAGVYAAFHKHWDFRALRPLELRTIQFVDNGKENKVYNDDSMNLLDKINVDILYLDPPYNERQYAPNYHILETIAKYDEPKLRGVTGMRDYSSQKSRFCNPTTALEDLNKIAKEAKYNFLVLSYNSEGIMPSEKILDTLKQYGTVKLEQFEYARFKSNNNGLARTKKTVFEQLYILKREA, encoded by the coding sequence ATGCGGTACATTGGAAATAAAGAAAACATTTTGGAAAACATTTATACAATTCTCCAAGCAAATAATGTATCTGGTAAAACATTTTTTGATTTCTTTGCAGGAACTACAAATGTAGGTCGTTTTTTTAAATCCAAAAATTATCAGGTTTCGTCTTCCGATATTCTCTACCTTTCCTATTGTTTACAAAAAGCATACATTGAAAATAACTCTGAGCCAAAGTTTGAAAAATTACTAAAGATACTTCCAGAACCAAATAATAAGAATTTGTTTTCAACGCCACTTGAGACTGTTTCAAATTATCTAAATTCACTTGATGGTGTTGAAGGTTTCATATTTCAAAATTATACACCAGCAGGAACCAAAGAACTGCAACAGCCAAGAATGTATTTTATTGACGAAAATGGGAAAAAGATAGATGCAATTCGTCAACAAATTGAAAACTGGAAAAACGATAATTTAATTTCGGAATCAGAATACTACGTTTTACTTACTTCTCTAATAGAAACAATTGGTTTTTATTCAAATATTGCAGGTGTTTATGCAGCATTCCATAAACATTGGGATTTTAGAGCTTTAAGACCATTGGAATTGAGAACGATTCAATTTGTGGATAATGGAAAAGAAAATAAAGTCTATAATGACGACAGCATGAACCTTCTTGACAAAATAAATGTAGACATTTTGTATCTTGACCCACCCTATAATGAAAGACAATATGCTCCGAATTATCATATTTTAGAAACAATTGCGAAATACGACGAACCAAAATTGCGTGGTGTTACTGGAATGAGGGATTATTCATCTCAAAAATCTAGATTCTGTAATCCTACAACAGCTTTAGAAGATTTGAATAAAATTGCAAAAGAAGCGAAGTACAATTTTCTTGTTTTAAGTTACAATTCAGAAGGAATAATGCCGTCTGAAAAAATTTTAGATACATTAAAACAATATGGAACTGTAAAACTTGAACAGTTTGAGTATGCAAGATTTAAAAGTAATAATAACGGTCTTGCTCGTACAAAAAAAACAGTTTTCGAACAATTATATATACTTAAAAGAGAGGCATAA
- a CDS encoding DNA methyltransferase, with amino-acid sequence MASKKSFLDLEKVKAELQKYRVEDIDSEIEKIEKQVKATLNSHKEKNKIAREQYKEALPFSEIYKTTEGLNLPSWILEKLDVARIYGNSKQMIVFPEGEKYQINNQLNNLSGGDWLNFTTSVFSTFYTTNGKDSYAHDIRKIHPTPKPPQLMKEIIEFFTKENEIVFDYFMGVGGSLLGAGLANRKAIGIDLNQNYIDAYKLAAKEIGVKEFPTICGDCIEILSNENQMKGLLSDENISLVLIDPPYANMMSKEKTGADINVYGNVATPFTNDERDFGNLSIENFYNLLKMSVELTLPYLKKHGYIVVFVKDLQPVKKETNLLHAKIIEKINELKDINYKGLKIWADRSAKLFPYGYPFSFVANQIHQYIMVFRKEK; translated from the coding sequence ATGGCTAGTAAAAAGAGTTTTCTTGATTTAGAAAAGGTCAAAGCAGAACTTCAAAAATATAGAGTTGAAGACATTGATTCTGAAATTGAGAAAATTGAAAAACAAGTAAAAGCAACTCTTAATTCTCATAAGGAAAAGAATAAAATTGCCCGTGAGCAATATAAAGAAGCACTTCCTTTTTCAGAAATATACAAAACTACAGAAGGGTTAAACCTTCCGAGTTGGATTTTAGAAAAACTAGATGTCGCTCGTATTTATGGAAACTCAAAGCAAATGATAGTTTTCCCGGAAGGAGAGAAATATCAAATCAACAATCAATTAAATAATCTTTCAGGCGGAGATTGGCTAAATTTTACAACATCTGTTTTTTCGACTTTTTACACAACAAATGGAAAAGATTCTTATGCACATGACATAAGAAAAATACATCCAACGCCAAAGCCACCACAACTGATGAAAGAAATAATTGAATTCTTTACTAAAGAAAATGAAATCGTTTTTGATTACTTCATGGGTGTTGGTGGTTCTTTGCTCGGTGCTGGCTTAGCAAACAGAAAAGCCATTGGAATTGATTTGAATCAAAATTATATTGATGCTTATAAATTGGCAGCAAAAGAAATAGGTGTAAAAGAGTTCCCAACAATCTGCGGAGATTGTATCGAGATTTTAAGTAATGAAAATCAAATGAAAGGTCTCCTTTCAGATGAAAATATCAGTTTAGTTTTAATTGATCCACCTTATGCAAATATGATGAGTAAAGAAAAAACTGGAGCAGACATCAATGTATATGGAAATGTTGCGACTCCTTTTACAAATGATGAAAGAGATTTCGGAAATCTATCAATAGAAAACTTTTACAATTTATTGAAGATGTCAGTAGAACTAACTCTACCTTACCTCAAAAAACACGGTTATATTGTAGTTTTTGTAAAGGATCTGCAGCCTGTAAAAAAAGAAACCAATTTACTTCATGCAAAAATTATTGAAAAAATAAATGAGTTAAAAGACATAAACTATAAAGGACTTAAAATTTGGGCAGATAGGTCGGCAAAATTATTCCCCTATGGCTACCCATTTTCATTTGTTGCTAATCAGATACATCAGTATATAATGGTGTTCAGGAAGGAAAAATGA
- a CDS encoding AAA family ATPase: protein MIRKINLKCASYKEVASLETDKKINLIYGLNGSGKSTFSEYLRRLDDNDERFSRCSIETDNAENKSKLSQNEKILVYNQKWVNESFYENPTLKGIFSLSKENTNAKKKIDSANQEKEKLEKLKNTKEADKEKSKKSFDNKKSKVIDSVWKVKTDYTGGERKTDKFFKGLKSDKTEFFNHILKISKPASAPLKSIDDIKKELDIITNKNVTKILPLNLVKFNGLSDDDISFLKKEIVGSRNSTFSSLLEHLQNSDWVNAGFKYVENQNESALCPFCQQKIDKSHLLSELKSCFDKSYEQDKHKLQSIRDNYKNQIENISTESIFKQNDLLKEYSLNYETTLESLKNKLNKNLDVIKEKISTPSKPVVLNSVESELLSLNTVIQSANTKIDDFNTKIDQKDKTLKILENLFWQNIRLQYDVSISNYEIEKTEFEKEQKTFDSEIEEIKEKIEEQNNIIAEQSKLVSNIDEAVSNINNRLVDLGIDSFQIVKHDNDKAEYKLVRLEESVDDVFESLSEGEKMIISFLYFIEECKGKEDSKTMDKKKIVVIDDPISSLSHIYVFNVAELVKAEFTKDNFDKWEQVFILTHSLYFFYELVGQKKFSRKELSEAQLAKFPNLYRLIKSPSGTKIVTMQANEIQNDYQMYWSVVNNKDNQPALIANCMRNIIDYFFGFIEKNALVEVFQRKEFKDTKYQAFYRYINRESHSDNINIYDMKEFDYSNFQEAFHEVFSLAGYEEHYNTMKKIGIEG from the coding sequence ATGATAAGAAAAATAAATTTAAAGTGTGCAAGTTATAAAGAAGTTGCTTCATTAGAAACTGATAAGAAAATTAATCTTATATATGGATTAAACGGAAGTGGTAAGAGCACTTTTTCTGAATATCTAAGAAGATTAGATGATAATGATGAAAGATTTTCAAGGTGCTCCATTGAAACAGACAATGCTGAAAATAAATCAAAGCTTTCTCAGAACGAAAAGATACTTGTCTATAATCAAAAATGGGTAAACGAATCATTTTATGAAAATCCAACATTAAAAGGAATATTCTCATTATCAAAAGAAAACACAAATGCAAAAAAGAAAATTGATTCTGCAAATCAAGAAAAAGAGAAACTTGAAAAGTTAAAAAACACAAAAGAAGCCGACAAGGAAAAATCCAAGAAATCTTTCGATAATAAAAAATCAAAAGTTATTGATTCAGTGTGGAAAGTAAAAACTGATTACACTGGCGGAGAACGAAAAACTGACAAATTTTTCAAAGGCTTAAAAAGTGATAAAACTGAATTCTTTAATCATATTCTCAAAATATCAAAACCAGCTTCTGCCCCTTTAAAAAGTATTGATGATATAAAAAAGGAACTTGATATAATTACTAACAAAAACGTAACAAAGATACTCCCTTTGAATCTTGTTAAATTCAATGGATTATCAGATGATGACATTTCTTTTTTGAAAAAGGAAATAGTAGGTAGTAGAAATTCAACTTTTTCATCTTTGCTTGAACATCTTCAAAATAGTGATTGGGTAAATGCAGGTTTTAAATATGTTGAAAATCAAAATGAATCGGCACTTTGTCCGTTTTGCCAGCAAAAGATTGATAAATCTCATCTTCTATCTGAATTGAAATCTTGTTTTGATAAATCTTATGAGCAAGACAAACATAAACTGCAAAGCATACGTGACAATTATAAAAATCAAATTGAAAACATCTCTACCGAATCGATTTTTAAACAAAATGATTTATTGAAGGAGTATTCTCTAAATTATGAAACTACTCTTGAAAGTCTAAAAAACAAATTAAATAAGAACTTAGACGTTATAAAAGAAAAGATTTCCACTCCAAGCAAACCTGTTGTTTTAAATTCTGTAGAGTCTGAATTATTATCTTTGAATACAGTTATACAATCAGCAAATACTAAGATAGATGATTTTAATACCAAAATTGATCAAAAGGATAAAACCCTAAAAATCTTGGAAAATCTGTTTTGGCAAAACATTAGACTACAATATGATGTATCCATCTCGAATTATGAAATTGAGAAAACAGAATTTGAAAAAGAACAGAAAACTTTTGACAGCGAAATTGAAGAAATCAAGGAAAAAATTGAAGAACAGAATAATATTATAGCCGAGCAATCAAAGTTGGTTTCTAATATTGATGAGGCTGTTTCAAACATAAATAATCGCCTTGTAGATTTGGGTATCGATAGTTTTCAAATAGTGAAACACGACAATGACAAGGCAGAGTACAAACTTGTTCGCTTGGAAGAATCTGTTGATGATGTTTTTGAATCTTTAAGTGAAGGCGAAAAAATGATTATCAGTTTTCTTTATTTTATCGAAGAATGCAAAGGAAAAGAAGATTCTAAAACAATGGACAAGAAAAAAATTGTTGTAATAGACGACCCTATTTCTAGTTTATCACACATTTATGTTTTTAATGTTGCTGAATTAGTTAAAGCCGAGTTTACCAAAGATAATTTTGACAAATGGGAACAAGTCTTTATTTTAACGCATAGTTTATACTTTTTTTATGAATTGGTTGGCCAAAAAAAGTTTTCTCGTAAAGAACTTTCTGAAGCTCAACTGGCAAAGTTTCCTAATCTTTATCGACTCATAAAATCTCCATCTGGAACTAAAATTGTCACAATGCAAGCAAACGAAATTCAAAATGATTATCAAATGTATTGGTCTGTTGTGAATAATAAAGATAATCAGCCAGCATTAATAGCAAATTGTATGAGAAATATAATCGATTATTTCTTTGGATTTATAGAAAAGAATGCTTTGGTGGAAGTATTTCAAAGGAAAGAATTTAAAGATACAAAATATCAGGCTTTCTATAGATACATAAACAGAGAATCTCATTCAGATAACATAAATATT